From the Paraflavitalea soli genome, the window TGGTATTCTTAAAATTGGTAAACGCGAGGTTGGTGCTTACCCGCGCCGTTCCCTTGAGCCAGGGCCAGAACTGGTAACTTACATCCAGGTTACCGATCAGGTCATCTTCCCGGCCTTTCTGGCGCAGGTTGCCAATAACCCAATAGGGGTTTACAGCATATTCATTATAATAATTGGAATACTGGGCAAATTTATCATCGCGCCAGTTCTTATAAGAAGTGAGCGGTACATTGCCCGGTGTTTGTAATACCGTGAAAAAGATACTACCATTATAAGCAGGGAATAGATTGGCCATGCCGGCTTCATTCACCACCTCATAGTTTTGCAGTACATAGTTGATGCCATAATTTACAGACAGGTTGCCGTATTTCTTACCGCCGTTGAAACGGATACTGGTCCTTCTGTTCTCATCTTGCGGCATCAGGCCTTTTATTTTGGCATCCTGTATACTTACAAAGAAATCTTCGCCTGCCAGCGATACAGAGTTTTGGTAGGTGATACCCGTATTCCAGAATTTCTTTTTATCCTTGGCGTAGAGGTTGGAATAAGGGCCTCTTTGTATAGAACCATCTTCAATGGCTACGCCTATATCCTGCATGGTGCCATCGAAGCGGGGACCATATTGCTGGTTCTCGTAAGGCACATAACCAAAGTTGCCAAACTGGTCCACTACTTCACCGGCGCCGGCGCCAAACTGATCCTGCAATTTGGGGAAGTAGGCCACACGGGCTGCCTGCACGGTGGAATTGATCGTAACACTTATTTTCTTGCTGGCGCCTTTTTTGGTGGTCACCAGGATTACCCCATTCACCGCATCGGGTCCGTAAATGGCGGCAGAGGCAGCACTTTTTAATACTGTAAGGTCCTGAATATCATCGGGTGGTATGGAGGAGAGATAGCCCAGCGGCGTGGGCGCTCCATCAATAACGAGCATGGGCTGGTTATTACCGGTCAGTGAACGGATACCACGAATATTGATCTTGGCATTTTCAAACACACCACTATTAGTAGTAGCTACTGAAACGCCGGATACTTTTCCGTTTAATGCTTGCGCCACATTTACTGCCTTTCCCTGAACAATCGTACGGTTGGTCAGTGACGTAGCGGCATAACCTAACTCCTTGGCTTGCCGTTTAATACCTAAGCCGGTAGTAACGATTACGGCGGCCAGTTCCTCGTTGGACTTGGTTAAAGTAATAGTAAGGGTGGCGCCTTGCCCGGCGGAATTGAATACACGGGTGGTATAGCCGGAAGCGCTTACTTCCAGAACCGCATTATCAGGGGCTGAGATCCTAAAGAAACCGTTGTCATCGGCGGCTACACCGGTAGTGGTGCCATTGATCTTTACGGAAGCGAAGGGGATAGGATCACCTTTTTCATCGGTAACCCGCCCCGTGAGGACTTTGTTTTGGGCTAGTACCATAATACACCATAGCAATACTACGGGTAGTAATAGAACTTTTCTCATGTCTTTAAATTTGATGGTAGAATTTGTTTATCAGGCAATGACCAACTAACGGCCAGGCAGCTTTGGTGACCGTAAAATTAGTAACCCCTATTGGGCTATGGACAGAACGTCCGTTAGTGTTGCTGCTTAACATGATAAGTTAGTAACTTATTCTTTGCATGTGTTATTCAAAAGTTATCATGATGTTATTGATGCTGGTTCGTTGGGGAGTTTGTTGTACATTTTTGCTAATCCGTTATAGCTGTTACGGTAACCAGAATCCTTAGGTGAAGTTGCCTGTTTTTATAAATGTTATCCATTCGTTATTGAATTGTTATCCCGTTTTAGGAGCTTCGCTTAATGAAATAACTTGCCTTGTGCATTGTGAAGTGCTGTCACCCTGTCGAAGTCGTCTAAAGGTTTTTCTTCCGGTCTTTCCTCCCGATAGCTATCGGGACGGACTTTCAGATTCTCATGTGTCATGTATAGTTCTGATTAAGAACAAAAGGTCCCCGGTATTTACTGAGGATCTTTTTTTTATGGCCAGGATCATTCTTGTTTATTTTATTTCTACTTATTTCGTTGTATGGTGAAACAATACGGCCCCGATTTGCAATCCCGTGGCTAATCCGTAGTTTTAATTGATTTTATTTAAACCCAATCTTTTGTATGCACAGAAGGAACTTCCTGAAAACATCCGGTATAGCAGCTTTGCCTTCCCTGGGTGCAGCCCTGCCTTTCACTGGCCTGGCCGCACAATCAGGCCAGGCAGCACAGCCCGACCCTGTCTATTTCTTTTTTGATGGCCCCTTCTATAATCCTAAGGAATTCATTGCCAGGCTGCAGCAGGTGAACCAGGCCGCTCCCATAGAGGCCGACTTTTATGGTGGGGGTGGGGTAGTGGAAGCGCTGGAAAAGAAGTTTATGGCCATTACCGGCAAGGGGGCCGCTATATTTATGCCCACCGGTACCATGGCCAATCAATTGGCCATAGCGGTACTGAGTGGCGACAATACCAAGGTGTTTGTACAGGATACCAGCCATATATTCCGTGATGAGGCCGATGCTGCCCAATCCATTCACAACAAACGACTGATACCCCTGGCGCCCAATGAAGCTGCTTTTACCCTGGCCCACTTACAGGCTTCCATCAAGTCGCTGGATGAAGGCGAGGTATTTAAAAGTGGTATTGGCGCCATCGCCATTGAAAACCCCGTGCGCCGTTGCGATGGCAGGACGGTAGATATAGAAGAGATCAAAAAGATAGCAGCCTGGTGCCGGGAGAAAGGGTACAAGCTGCACCTCGATGGCGCCCGCATTCACCTGGCATCGGCCTTTACAGGTATCCCGGTGACAGAATACGCGCGGCATTTTGATACCGTTTATATTTCCCTCTATAAATATTTAGGCGCCCCGGGTGGCGCCATGCTTTGTGGTGATAAAGCAGTGATCGATAAGATGCGCCACCTCATCAAAGTGCATGGCGGTACCATGTATCAGTTCTGGATCAATGCCGCCATGGCCCTGTATCACCTGGAAGGACTGGAGGAGCGGCTGAAGGCCGTGGTTAAAAGATCAGCTGAACTTTTTACGCAGTTAAATAAGTTGCCGGGTCTGCAGATCAATACATTAAAGAGTGGCACCAATATCTTCGAACTGCAGGTGACCAAAGAGATCGACCTCGCCAAACTGAGGGATGCATTAAGAAAGGAATACAATATTTATGTAGGAAACAGACAGGGTAATGATCCCGTGAAGATCACCGTCAACGAAACCCTGCTCTCCCGCGATACCCAGCTGATGGTGGAGGCATTCAAAGCCAGCCTGGCCAAAGCCAGAGCATAAGCAAAAGTAAAAGTAAAAAGCATCAGCAAAAGCATAAGCCTATCACGGGCGTTAAACCAGGCTGTCTCCCTTTCGAAGGGCTATCCCAGGGTGGGTCGCCCTTCCGGGGCGGCTCACCCTGATTTGGTCGAAGGAGTATTCTTGCCCCATGGGGGCTACCGCTTTGTAGCAGATCGTATCAAACGTGTATTCTTGCCCCTTTAGGGGCAATCCTCTATTACCGTCCGTAAAGCAGCACCGCCGCCGGATCTTTCACCGTTTTAACCAATTGCTCCGCTCGGGCGGTATACGCAGGCGCTTTCCAAATCGTGCCTGCCTGTGCTACCACCGGCAGCATATCTTCCTTGTTGTAGCGATTGATCTGTTGCCAGGTCCAGGCCTTTTCACCAAATGCATAGGGTGTCAGCCAGTCGAGGGCTGTGCGCAGGCCCGCCCCTTTTGAGGTCGTATAATTCCAAAGATCCGTGCCTGCCTGACTGGCCAGGCCAGCCAGTGTAAACCAGGCCCGCAGGTTAAAAGTGCTGTAACCAAGGGCCGCCGTCCTTTCCAGCTCCAGCGGCATCTGCCCTTCGGCCGTCAGCTGACTGTCCATTCTTTTCTTGCTTTCTTCCGCCAGCTCATGGGCTTTGGCTTTATCGCCACAGAACAAGGCAAAGTCTACCACCTGCACATAATACCAGGTGCCGTGGTTATTTTTAGCCGCATGTTCTTCCTTGCCATTTTTACTGGTGAGCATCCATTGCAGGTATTCCTTGTACCATTGTTGTAAAGCCTGGTGATCCTGGAGCGGCCATGCCTTCGATCCTTTCAGCAGACCGGCAGCATCGGCAATATTGGTCAGCGCAATGGTCTCGATGATCCCAATACCCCTGCCATCATTGATGCCGGGAATGGCTTGTCCGTAATTGAGGTGCGGGTTCATCCTGGTAGTCCCGTCCAGGAACCAGCAGCGCAGCAGGGAGGCAGCTTTATCAGCGTATTGTTCCTTACCCGTGAAG encodes:
- a CDS encoding threonine aldolase family protein; this translates as MHRRNFLKTSGIAALPSLGAALPFTGLAAQSGQAAQPDPVYFFFDGPFYNPKEFIARLQQVNQAAPIEADFYGGGGVVEALEKKFMAITGKGAAIFMPTGTMANQLAIAVLSGDNTKVFVQDTSHIFRDEADAAQSIHNKRLIPLAPNEAAFTLAHLQASIKSLDEGEVFKSGIGAIAIENPVRRCDGRTVDIEEIKKIAAWCREKGYKLHLDGARIHLASAFTGIPVTEYARHFDTVYISLYKYLGAPGGAMLCGDKAVIDKMRHLIKVHGGTMYQFWINAAMALYHLEGLEERLKAVVKRSAELFTQLNKLPGLQINTLKSGTNIFELQVTKEIDLAKLRDALRKEYNIYVGNRQGNDPVKITVNETLLSRDTQLMVEAFKASLAKARA
- a CDS encoding alginate lyase family protein, translated to MRPLLPVLLVVFTLPVIALTASAQLPEVFLVDAQHLARVKQSVQAKDKGVEQPLLNLLQEADKLLEMKPVSVMDKGLTPVSGNKHDYMSQAPYFWYDSSKPNGLPYLRRDGERNPEIYKITDRSNLGKLENAAHLLSLAWYFTGKEQYADKAASLLRCWFLDGTTRMNPHLNYGQAIPGINDGRGIGIIETIALTNIADAAGLLKGSKAWPLQDHQALQQWYKEYLQWMLTSKNGKEEHAAKNNHGTWYYVQVVDFALFCGDKAKAHELAEESKKRMDSQLTAEGQMPLELERTAALGYSTFNLRAWFTLAGLASQAGTDLWNYTTSKGAGLRTALDWLTPYAFGEKAWTWQQINRYNKEDMLPVVAQAGTIWKAPAYTARAEQLVKTVKDPAAVLLYGR